The Salminus brasiliensis chromosome 4, fSalBra1.hap2, whole genome shotgun sequence nucleotide sequence caattccagtgtctgaatagttttaatattttaatggcACTGTATTTCTACTACCTACCTATCTCTATTACCATTATATCAGTGGCATCAAATgacaataatataatttatggtatttatttctagaacaatatataatatgaaaaaatagtAACAGAACTAAATTAAGATTCTTTTCTGAGCAAAGGTAAGTGCTATCTGAAAACTGGCCATTAAGACTAATGTAGGTGGGATCATTTCCTACTTAATATTTGGTAGCAAAAGCAATTTGTTACAAGAACGGTTACCTCCTGTAACTGTGTTACACCCCAAAGACTAACAAGACCCCAAATGTTACCCCAACAAACTTTTTTAGGGACAAAGATACACCCATGTCATTGAGAATGTAGCTTGAGAATGTAGAATGTATTGTTTACTTTGGACAGTACTCAGTAATACCTGATTAAAACCTGATCAGTAAAATGAACACCTGAAATAGTAAGCATTCATTCAAAGCTACAGGTGACAGCAGCAAAGAACAATTTCTATAATTTCTTATCATCTGTATGGTCGTAAAACCTGAATCATTAATGGGGTCGACATGAATAATGAACTCTATGTATGCCAAGAGGACAGTGTGTAGGAAGTCTGTCTACCTATTCTGTAGAGCCTCTGGTAATGAATGGGGAATCTGATAGTAGATCAGTCCCACCAGAATACCAAAGAAAATGTTGAGGAACAGCTGCGCATAAGAGGTCTGAGGATTCCGCAAGATGTTCTTCACAGTGCGAGCACTGACCAGCATGAGCTATAAAAGAAAGCCAACACAGCCCAGTTCAGAAACATACTGAACTTAATACACCACACATGTCCTGATTATTGCTAATAGTACATGGAATCTACTGGGGGAGGTTAGTGTTATCCAAATGGGATGGGATTATTGGTAcaaataattgttattattaccatTTCCATTTATTAACATGCAGCTCAGTGTTTtacaaagaaagaaacaaataacagaaacaacagaaaatTATGTATGAACAACAAACAaggaaataaaatgaaaataatcataatactgatgaacaaaatgagaaatgtacatattgtatataaataaacaagttCAAACTCAACTTTTAAATACTGTTTACCTGTATCTAGAGGATCTTCCTCaaatcttttttattatttattttgaccattttaactatatatttttcatttatttcattactATATCATACCATATTCTTATAAAACCCTTGCTGTGTATGGATGTAAGCAGATATGCagtttgtaaatgtgttgtaGTTCCAAAGACTAATCTCTATCATGTACTGAATAAATGTAGCATGTCAAATTTAGAAGTTGTTgaatgataataacaataataacaagaTATACATTCCACAACTGAATATTCTAAATATTAAGCAAATATAAAgttattttgaaataaataaacaggacACTAAACATATGTCTTGTGGCAAGGATGTCTTGTGAGTTGAATGAATCCTAAACTCCACACTCCTTTTGTATTCTGATATGTAGATGCATTGTTGGTGTGTACCTGGTAAAAGAAGGATGTAGGATAGCTGGCCTGGTCATTGGCTGGTTTTTCCTCAAGTTTTAGTCCTTCTATCAATTCCTGGAGCTGCTGGATAACTCTGCAGCACTGAGGAGACTGTCTATATTTCACAGCTAGAGTGTTCTCATTCACCAACATCAGCTCACAACCATccatgtcatctgcataaacaCAGGAAACAGAGAAGCTTTttcaaatagaaaataaagatCATCAAGAGCAATGTTCTGTAGAAATGCGAAACTCTTGTTTCTAAAAAAGTGCAAACAGTTTCAACTACATTCTCTGAACCTTTTACATAAAACATGTGTTTGTTATGTATTTTACTTAGGAGATATTAAGCATTTATTCCACACAAACAGTTATATGAATTAATCTGAAGGATCAATGCCTCTCAGTACATGTATTCAGTACCTGCTTTGGCAGAATTAGCTTGATGTACAAAGGCTTCATTGGTGATGTCAAGGAAGAAATCGGCTGGGTTATTGAATGGCTCGCATTtgtaacctttaaaaaaaaaacaaaaaaaaaaacccaaaacactcTTAGGACTTTAGTACAGGTATGAAAGAAACATAGCAAAAGTCTTGATTAGGTTCTTTAGAAACTCTGATCATATTCTGGTACATGATGTCTAAACAATATTGTGTGTGATGATGACAATTTACATGTAAGAACCGCAGAACTTAAATTGCTTTATTTAGTACCTATTTCCTCAAAATAGGTTAAGGCTTTGTCTGCAGAGCCTGTGTAGATGATCTCCCCTTTGTTCATGAGCGTGAGATGGTCAAACTGTCGGAAGATGGAGTAGCGAGGCTGGTGAATTGAGAAGATGATTGTCTTCCCATTCCTGGAGAGTCTGCATGGGTAGATAGCATGTTATATCAGATATGACATCAAATATAATATCAAAAACACTGTACAGATATGACCATGGTAGAAGAACAGCTGGAGaaatgttttcagtcttttcagcTTTGTTAAATCAACAGAGCATGAAAAGGAGTGTGTTATCACCAAAAACAGAGCGGTTGTTATGGGGTTGTAGGCACAGGTCAAACGCGAAAGCAGGGCGAACTTGTTGCCGGTCCATTTGTTACCAGTTATTGTGTATTCTAATCCTTTTTCTCTGTTTGTGCGCAAAGTAAGTTAGAAGTAGAAACTATATGACGGTTTGCTGGTTTGCTTCATCTACAAGCCAAGAAGGGCAGGGCGAAAAGATCagttcaaacagtaaaaaaaaaacccttgctGTTAACATAAAGAACAGCAAATTACAGCATAATCCGACTGCCTGGAAAGAACAGTCCTTGCTGTGCAATTCTGTATGTGAAATGCAAGACCTGCGAAATAAGCGCCATCTAGCCAATGTTGACATATCTCTGACCATGTCATTACTCTTTGTAATGTAACGCTTTAAtgattattttgcttttatttctttattcgTTATCTCTTTTTGCTATTCACATTTACTGCATTAGCCTGAGGTTAGCATGTTCCTTCACGTTTACCATATTAGCTCAAAGTTTTGTGCCTTAGTTCATGTTTTACCCCTGTAGatcaaggtcaggatgttggtttaCATTTAGCTTGGTGCTTAGTATGCACGTTAGCTCGTAGATAGTTTCTTAGTTCGCCGTAGCACGTGGGCTTGAGGTTTTGCAGGTTTTTAGCATGTTGGTCAGCCAGTGGAACTAGatgtaaataatttattaaactaTTTGGTGCTTTGGTTTTTAAACTCTTCCAAGCCATATCACattctttacttttaaaaatatatatatttcagttttttttacattacacaaCTATTCTTCTAAGAAACTGGTCGGAATTTTACACTAAATAAATTACAATTACTTTAATTAGTTAATTTAGtttaataggactctctgtagcagataatcATAAATCTAtaggcaccatgcttaatgccaggcgtgggccagaagctgtggagcagtggggcactgtgttctctggaatgagttAAGGATTTGGGAATGAGGAGggctcgtcactgaatgcaatcaaatcttcacagcaatggtcTAAAAACAACCTTGTCTGGGCTAGAGCTACACAGAGTTGTAGGGGAGGAGTGTGCTTACTTATGTAGCAGATCGATGATCGCATTAGCAGTGTTGGAGTCCAGGCCTGTGGTGGGCTCATCCAGaaagagcagagagggggaagTGATGAGCTCCATGCCAATACtgcatctttttctctccccaCCAGACACACCCCGCAAAAACTCTGTCCCGATCTGAGAGAAGTAGAAAAAAGAGCTGCACTGAGAAACTACTAATAGCAGTActcagtaatagcagtaaaccTCATATGTCCAAAATAGCAAGATAGATAGATTTTGATCCAAAAgaaaatttagcagccagtagcagttacaCAATAACTGTATAATACAATAATTTATTCAATATAATGTTTGTTTGAAACACCACGgtacaacattaaaaaaatgaagggTGTAGCAGACATGAGGGATACAAGGGGATACAACCCTCAGACTCTTGTGGGAAAGTGTTTCTTTCTGCCGCAAATGTTCACACACTGGACATGCCCTTATTTTTTGGGGCTAAATGCCTCCAGTCTCACAGCAAACCTTTCATGACTACTTTAATAACCTATGGTTTAACCTCATTTTAAAGTGTATTAATGAGTGAATTTCAATTTATTGATTTCATTTGTTACTGAAGCTGTGTTCCAAACTGCTTAACTAACAGTACCCTACCATTAGAGGTGCATTCATTACTATCCTTATTCGTTCTTATTCATATTTAGCattattaattatgattaattgTCACTTTGAAGAATCCTAAATAAGAAGTGTCAATACCTTGGTATCAGCGCAGTCATTCAAGCCTAGTTCCTTAATCACAGACTCAACCTTCATGGCTTTGTCCGAGGGGCTGTACTCTGCTCGTGAGAGCCGGAGATTGGCAGAGAAAGCGAGGTTCTCCCTCACAGTGAGAGTCCCCATCAGAACATCGTTCTGTAAAAAGAAGACACACAGGACTGTACATTTATACCACAGTAACAGGTAACCTTGACAGGCTAAAAACTCTGTGAATGTCACCATGAACCTTTGTTTATCCAAAAGCATGATCTTTTAACTTTTAGAGTATATTACAGCTGTGTTACTACACTGTGTCAATGTAATTAAAATACAATGCAAAGACAGTTATCAAAActactaatttatttatttatttttgttatacTAACATTTCAAATTCACAACGATCCAATGAGGGACTGATTTTAGCAAAAGCCAGCTGACTGGATACTTAGGTGTTTTACTGTTTCTTTTATCAATTAACAGGTATGTCTTGTCTGATTGTACTTTTTGGGCTCCCTCTGAATATAGTACACATGTTGACCCCAATTTTAAAGCTTTTGCTTTTCCCACACTTCCTGAATGACATTATTTTAATCCTTTAATCTGTTTTGACATGGTCTTTTTAGAGTTTCATTGAACAAAAAATGAATAGTACTACTAgtaatagaaaaatgtaaaatttttaAGCTAACTGGTTTTAGTGTGTGTAATTTTCGCTACTGGTAAAAAGCTTACTGCAGCTTAAAGCACCTattgttttttacagtgcagtgagcAGAAATACAAAAAATTGCCATCAAACATGACGTTTTTCTCAGGCTATCAAGGCAGTAGTCTTTTAGATACTCTGTTACCCTGTTAAGTCCATAAAACTAAAACTCTATACTCCAGCATTAAACTATGCTCCAGGTGACAAAATGCCTAATTATTTTTTGAATATTTATTGTTGCTCTGCCTTTTCATTTATCTTCTGTTGTTTTGGGGAAggtatgaatgggtggggatTACTATCTAAAATTATTGTTGGGACAAAATACTTGTGTAGAAGGTGGTGCTAGAAGAACAGTTGAGAAGAAGAGGTTACATATATTTCTTTACACATAGTCCACACACGGCATCACATCTAACAGATAGACAGTCCGAACTCTCACTTGAACCACATAAGCAGAGGAGAGCCTGAGGTTGGAGGTCACAATCGCATTATCCACCAGAACCTGCCCTGATTTCAAGCCCTTAGGATCTTTCCTGCCTGCAATTACATCCAGAAGTCTACAACAGGAAACAATGACATTCAAAAAGACAGAGcccataaatacataaatcagTTCAGCACTCAATCGGAGCCATATGTCATGCAAAAGTGAACACAGTTACAGTAGGACCTCTGAATACATGTATGACTTTTAATACAGCAGAAATGCTGGTAACAGAAAACTCTTCAacatgagaagagaagaagcgCAGAACTGTCACTTACGATGTTTTCCCACTACCAGTAGGGCCCATGATGGCATTCATCCCAGAATTCATTATACCACTGCAACACAGAGTCCATACTCTTCAACATGTGGGTGAACAGTAGCATATACTGATTCAAATGGCATCCATTTAAATATAGCTCTATCAAGCATTTGAAAACACCAGCTAACCTGAACTGAACATACGATGATTAATGTACCAACAGACAAGATCCAAAAATACCCTAAATAATTCCTAATCTTTACATTAAGAGTAAGAATTTCTTTCTATCGTTGTTATTGTCTTGTTATTGAGATTTTACAACATCAGCGAGAAATATTTGGATAGGATCAATTATGTCCCAACATACGTTTTTGAGCATATTGTGGAAACTGTCAGtatttaaacaacactg carries:
- the abcg2c gene encoding broad substrate specificity ATP-binding cassette transporter ABCG2c isoform X1, yielding MTVDVGVECEASADSEASALCFQSPGPSVSFYNLRYCVKERAGMFSRTWVEKEILKDVSGIMNSGMNAIMGPTGSGKTSLLDVIAGRKDPKGLKSGQVLVDNAIVTSNLRLSSAYVVQNDVLMGTLTVRENLAFSANLRLSRAEYSPSDKAMKVESVIKELGLNDCADTKIGTEFLRGVSGGERKRCSIGMELITSPSLLFLDEPTTGLDSNTANAIIDLLHKLSRNGKTIIFSIHQPRYSIFRQFDHLTLMNKGEIIYTGSADKALTYFEEIGYKCEPFNNPADFFLDITNEAFVHQANSAKADDMDGCELMLVNENTLAVKYRQSPQCCRVIQQLQELIEGLKLEEKPANDQASYPTSFFYQLMLVSARTVKNILRNPQTSYAQLFLNIFFGILVGLIYYQIPHSLPEALQNRTGAFFFLAINMVFGNLSAVELFISERVLFIHETSSGYYRTSAYFLSKVFADLIPNRILPVFIFSAIPYFMMALKPEVEAFFLYCVTMSLISLSAVSLAFLVSASVGSFAMANILIALPFVFMMVFGGFLVNLNSMLSWMSWLKWLSIFRYGYNALAINELKGQVFTSNYTTMTGEMYLDHQEIDYSTWGFWQNQVALAGIMCVCLVMAYVQLRRISRWK
- the abcg2c gene encoding broad substrate specificity ATP-binding cassette transporter ABCG2c isoform X3: MLPEPRSQCQFLQPPLLRQRASRNVQQDLGGEGDPQRRQNDVLMGTLTVRENLAFSANLRLSRAEYSPSDKAMKVESVIKELGLNDCADTKIGTEFLRGVSGGERKRCSIGMELITSPSLLFLDEPTTGLDSNTANAIIDLLHKLSRNGKTIIFSIHQPRYSIFRQFDHLTLMNKGEIIYTGSADKALTYFEEIGYKCEPFNNPADFFLDITNEAFVHQANSAKADDMDGCELMLVNENTLAVKYRQSPQCCRVIQQLQELIEGLKLEEKPANDQASYPTSFFYQLMLVSARTVKNILRNPQTSYAQLFLNIFFGILVGLIYYQIPHSLPEALQNRTGAFFFLAINMVFGNLSAVELFISERVLFIHETSSGYYRTSAYFLSKVFADLIPNRILPVFIFSAIPYFMMALKPEVEAFFLYCVTMSLISLSAVSLAFLVSASVGSFAMANILIALPFVFMMVFGGFLVNLNSMLSWMSWLKWLSIFRYGYNALAINELKGQVFTSNYTTMTGEMYLDHQEIDYSTWGFWQNQVALAGIMCVCLVMAYVQLRRISRWK
- the abcg2c gene encoding broad substrate specificity ATP-binding cassette transporter ABCG2c isoform X2, whose protein sequence is MPSWALLVVGKHRRKDPKGLKSGQVLVDNAIVTSNLRLSSAYVVQNDVLMGTLTVRENLAFSANLRLSRAEYSPSDKAMKVESVIKELGLNDCADTKIGTEFLRGVSGGERKRCSIGMELITSPSLLFLDEPTTGLDSNTANAIIDLLHKLSRNGKTIIFSIHQPRYSIFRQFDHLTLMNKGEIIYTGSADKALTYFEEIGYKCEPFNNPADFFLDITNEAFVHQANSAKADDMDGCELMLVNENTLAVKYRQSPQCCRVIQQLQELIEGLKLEEKPANDQASYPTSFFYQLMLVSARTVKNILRNPQTSYAQLFLNIFFGILVGLIYYQIPHSLPEALQNRTGAFFFLAINMVFGNLSAVELFISERVLFIHETSSGYYRTSAYFLSKVFADLIPNRILPVFIFSAIPYFMMALKPEVEAFFLYCVTMSLISLSAVSLAFLVSASVGSFAMANILIALPFVFMMVFGGFLVNLNSMLSWMSWLKWLSIFRYGYNALAINELKGQVFTSNYTTMTGEMYLDHQEIDYSTWGFWQNQVALAGIMCVCLVMAYVQLRRISRWK